GCGAAGTACCCGGAATCGCGTGGCCTCTTGACCGTCTCGCGGGTGGGGTTCAACAAGGCGGGCGACCAGGCCCTTGTGGAGATTGGGTCGCACAGCGGCGCCCTCGCGGCCGGCGGCACGCTGCTGCTCCTGGCGAAGGAGAAGGGCGCCTGGGTCGTGAAGAAGAGGTTCTGGCTCTGGGCCTCGTGAGCGCATCGCGCCGGGCGGCGCGCCTCGCCGCCGCGGCGGCGACACACCCCGATCAACGCTTTGGCGTGATCTTGAGCACGCAGGCGCTCTCGCATGGGCGCTGGGCGGGGAGCTTGGCCCTCAGGGCCGCCTCGTCGCGCGTCCATTGGACCGGCTCTTTGGAGCCGAGGAGGTGCACGCCGCCAATCTCGCGCGGGTAGAGCCGCAAGGCGCTTCCCAATGACTGGATGGCGACCTCGCCCGCCTCGGGCCAGGCGAGGACGATGGCGTAGAGGGCGTCGCCCTTGGCGGTGAACCGCATGTCGCGGCTGGTGAAGGCGCTGCGCTTGGTGTCGGTGAAGCCGCCCGAGACGACCTGGGTCGGGCCCTCGCCGTAGACCTTCCAGGGCCGCGTGCCGTAGATGGCCTCGCCGTTGATCCACAGCCAACGCCCCACGTCGAGGAGTATCCGCTCATCCCCCTCCGGGATCGTGCCGTCGGGCCGCGGGCCGATGTTGAGCAGGAGCGCGCCGTTCTTGCTCACGATGTCGGCGAGGTCGCCGATGATCTGGTCGGCGGTCTTGTAGTCGGGCTCGGAGACGTAGCCCCAGGAGTTCTTGGCGACCGCCGTGTCGGTCTGCCAGAAGTGGGGGGCGATGTCGTCGAGCTGGCCGCGCTCGACGTCGTAGACGGCGGCCTGGGCGGGGAAGGCCTTGTTCTTGAAGTTGATGGCCACGCCGCGCTGCCATTGGGCGCCGCGGTTGTAGTAGTAGGCGGCGAAGCGGCGGAGGTAGGGCGCGAAGACGGGCTGCTCGATCCACCAGTCGAACCACACGAGCTGCGGCTGGTACTTGTCCACCAGCTCGCACGTGCGGGCCAGCCAGTCGTCGAGGAACTCCTCGTTCGGCTGCGTGGAGCCTGGCTGGGCCGGCCCGTAGAGGCCGGCGTAGCGGGGGTCCTGGACGTCCGAGGGGAACTTCATTCCGCCGTCGAAGAACCACCAGTGTTCGGCCCGGTGGCTGGAGAGGCCGAAGGTGAGGAATTGGTCGCGGCAGGCGCGGGCGAGGTCGCCGATGAGGTCGCGTTTCGGCCCCATCTTCGCCGCACACCAGTCCGAGAGCGAACAATCGTACATTGCAAAGCCGTCGTGATGCTCGGCCACGGGGACGACGAACTTCGCCCCCGCCCTGCGGAACAGATTCGCCCACGCCGCGGGGTCGAACTTCTCGGCCTTGAAGAGCGGGATGAAGTCCTTGTAGCCGAACTTCTCCTGCGGTCCGTAGGTCTTCGCGTGATGCTCGAACTCGCGGGAGCCTTGCTGGTACATGTTGCGGGGATACCATTCGTTGCCGAAGGCCGGCACCGCGTAGAGGCCCCAGTGGATGAAGATGCCGAACTTGCCATCCACGTACCAGTCGGGGGGCTTGAACTGCTCGAGCGATTCCCACGTCGGCTCAAAGGGTCCTTCGGCCATCTTCGGGGGCAGGCCGCCCATGTGCGACTCCTTCGGGTAGAGAGGGAGTTCATGCGGTCCGGCCATCCCGCCTACGTGGCGGTTGTGATACGGAACCGCTCTTTGCCGTACTTCGCGTAGTAGTAGTGAACGCTTCGGCGGGCGATCTCGTGCATGATGTTCGCCATCTCCTCGGGGGTCCATGCTTCCACTCTGAAGAAGAAACTGCCCCGGTTGAACTGCCCGCGCTCACCCTGGTTCACAACCTGAATCTCGTTGAGGGGGCCAAACATGGCTATCGTGACGACCCTGTCCAGGATGCTGCTGGACTCGGCGAAGTCGCAACCGTCCCCGAAGCAGACGAATGGTACGATGCCCTCGTTGAGCATCGCTGCCCGAAAGCCAATAACGTTCTTGCCCAGCCTCTCGATCGCGTTCCCCCGTGCCTGCGGTGCCTTTCCTTCTGCCTCGCGGAGATCGTTGGTGCCCTGATTCTTCACCTCGACGATCAGCACGGGATAGAGCGCACCATCCCGGTCCTTGATGGACAGGATTCCACCGTCGGGGCGCATTGCGGACGTGTCGAAGTAGTAGAAGAACTCGACGTCTGGGAAGAGGCGGCGGAGTTTGCTGACCACATCGGCGAGCTTCCAGTGGCGCTCGTGCTGGAGTTCCACGCCAAACTCGGCGCGAAGGAGCTCTGCCACCACGGCCAACGCCTTGCCCAAGCGGCCCTCCTGCTTCTTGGATGTGAGGTTAATGACCGTGCCAGCCCTTTGCTTCCTCAACTGGTGTTTGCGTGCCACGGCCACCCTCCTATGCCCAGTGTGCCAGGCGCCTACCGGCGCTCGACAAGGAAGAGCTGCTCGGTGACGTGGATGCTGCGGTTCCGAAGGTTTCTGCTTCCCCGGAACGTGTTGTAGCGGGTCTCAATAACCTGGACGGACCCGACCTCAGCCAGTAGTTGCCGCATTGCATCGGGGCAGATGAAACCCTCGTCATTGAAGGAAAGCAGGATGAACTTGGCGTCAACGGCCTGGAGCAGGGCTCTGAGGGCCGGCAGGCACCGGGAACGGATGTTGTAGTCCGACCTTCGCCAGTCCACCGGGATGCCGGAAACACGGCTGATGCGCTCGGGCCTCTTGTAGTGAACCAGCAGGTTCAGCATGAAGTAGTTGGACCCGTAGGGATGCTGGTTGTACGGGGGATCGAAGTAGGCAAGGTCGAGATCGCGAATGTGCCGAACCACGGCATTGGCATCCTGCTGGAACACCTGTACATCACACTCGAAGCGGCTGAGGACCGGCACTTCCAAACGGATCTCGCCCTTTATGCGGGTCAGCGCATCTGAGTTACTGCCCCCGAACCGACCGATCTTGGTGTGGCGGTCCTTGTAGAAGCCCTTGAATACACCTGCGGTGTTCGCGTGGACCGAC
The sequence above is drawn from the Planctomycetota bacterium genome and encodes:
- a CDS encoding alpha-L-fucosidase, which gives rise to MGGLPPKMAEGPFEPTWESLEQFKPPDWYVDGKFGIFIHWGLYAVPAFGNEWYPRNMYQQGSREFEHHAKTYGPQEKFGYKDFIPLFKAEKFDPAAWANLFRRAGAKFVVPVAEHHDGFAMYDCSLSDWCAAKMGPKRDLIGDLARACRDQFLTFGLSSHRAEHWWFFDGGMKFPSDVQDPRYAGLYGPAQPGSTQPNEEFLDDWLARTCELVDKYQPQLVWFDWWIEQPVFAPYLRRFAAYYYNRGAQWQRGVAINFKNKAFPAQAAVYDVERGQLDDIAPHFWQTDTAVAKNSWGYVSEPDYKTADQIIGDLADIVSKNGALLLNIGPRPDGTIPEGDERILLDVGRWLWINGEAIYGTRPWKVYGEGPTQVVSGGFTDTKRSAFTSRDMRFTAKGDALYAIVLAWPEAGEVAIQSLGSALRLYPREIGGVHLLGSKEPVQWTRDEAALRAKLPAQRPCESACVLKITPKR
- a CDS encoding EcoRI family type II restriction endonuclease produces the protein MARKHQLRKQRAGTVINLTSKKQEGRLGKALAVVAELLRAEFGVELQHERHWKLADVVSKLRRLFPDVEFFYYFDTSAMRPDGGILSIKDRDGALYPVLIVEVKNQGTNDLREAEGKAPQARGNAIERLGKNVIGFRAAMLNEGIVPFVCFGDGCDFAESSSILDRVVTIAMFGPLNEIQVVNQGERGQFNRGSFFFRVEAWTPEEMANIMHEIARRSVHYYYAKYGKERFRITTAT
- a CDS encoding DNA adenine methylase, encoding MAATDKAIVLAPPATQLTLWTDHPVGEDTQFLSRQLITCIGNKRSLLGPINDAVAVVKRRLGKNRLRVLDAFSGSGVVSRYLKAHATYLASNDIEDFATVAARCYLRNRSEVTMETLHEAVDCLNRRVDDTGFSPGFIEELYAPRDEHHMTRDDRAFYTRLNAKRLDNYRRLLDSVDAELRDMLLGPLLSEASVHANTAGVFKGFYKDRHTKIGRFGGSNSDALTRIKGEIRLEVPVLSRFECDVQVFQQDANAVVRHIRDLDLAYFDPPYNQHPYGSNYFMLNLLVHYKRPERISRVSGIPVDWRRSDYNIRSRCLPALRALLQAVDAKFILLSFNDEGFICPDAMRQLLAEVGSVQVIETRYNTFRGSRNLRNRSIHVTEQLFLVERR